From a region of the Desmodus rotundus isolate HL8 chromosome 7, HLdesRot8A.1, whole genome shotgun sequence genome:
- the ERH gene encoding enhancer of rudimentary homolog, which translates to MSHTILLVQPTKRPEGRTYADYESVNECMEGVCKMYEEHLKRMNPNSPSITYDISQLFDFIDDLADLSCLVYRADTQTYQPYNKDWIKEKIYVLLRRQAQQAGK; encoded by the exons ATG TCTCACACCATTTTACTGGTACAGCCTACCAAGAGGCCAGAAGGCAGAACTTACGCTGACTATGAATCAGTGAACGAATGCATGGAAG GCGTTTGTAAAATGTATGAAGAACATCTGAAGAGAATGAATCCCAACAGCCCCTCTATCACATATGATATCAGCCAGTTGTTTGATTTTATTGATGATCTGGCAGACCTCAGCTGTCTCGT TTACCGAGCTGATACCCAGACATACCAGCCCTATAACAAAGACTGGATTAAAGAGAAGATCTACGTGCTCCTTCGTCGGCAGGCCCAACAGGCCGGGAAATAG